The Caldalkalibacillus salinus genome contains the following window.
GAGAAGACCCAACGGTAAATGAACTAGAGTTAATGGCAGCGCAAGTGTTAGGAAAGGAAGCGGCGTTATTTGTCACGAGTGGGACCCAGGGGAATCAAATAGCGGTGTTAAACCATACGCGCCCTGGTGACGAAGTGCTACTTGAAGAGGATTCGCATCTTTTCCTGTATGAAGGGGGTGCTATGGCTGGCTTAGCCGGTGTTCAAACGAGAACCATTCAAGGTGTTCGGGGACAAATGCCTATAAATGAGCTTGAGGCTGCCATTAGAACAGATGATATTCATTTTCCAGAGACAGCTCTTATCTGCTTGGAAAATACGCATAACCGTGCAGGGGGTGCCGTTGTCCCACTGGAGTACATGTGGGAAGTGTATACGGTAGCGCAGAAAAACGATATCCCCGTTCACTTAGACGGGGCGAGATTGTGGAACGCGGCTGTTGCGCTTGACGTTTCTGTGAGTACACTAACCCAATACGTAGACACCGTGCAGGTCTGTCTGTCCAAGGGATTAAGTGCACCAATGGGATCAATATTAGCAGGCCCAAGAGATTGGATTGATCGTGCCAGAAAGTGGCGCAAGAAATTAGGAGGGGGCATGCGCCAAGCAGGCCATATGGCAGCCCCGGGACTTTTAGCCATCCGAGACATGGTGGACCGACTCACTGAAGACCATCGTCAGGCCAAAGCGCTTGCAGCAGGCATTGCGCCTCTCTCATGCTTTGAAGTGGATGTGGATCATGTTGAAACGAACATTGTCCTCGTTGATACTGAAAAGTCCGGACAACCAGCCCAGTACTTTATACACAAGCTAAAAGAAGAGTATGACATACTAGCTACGTCATTTGGTCCAACCCTTATACGCCTCATGACCCATCGGGAAATAACAGACGATCATATACAGGCAGCTGTTGC
Protein-coding sequences here:
- the ltaE gene encoding low-specificity L-threonine aldolase, yielding MIDLRSDTVTKPTEEMKLAMFEAAVGDDVYGEDPTVNELELMAAQVLGKEAALFVTSGTQGNQIAVLNHTRPGDEVLLEEDSHLFLYEGGAMAGLAGVQTRTIQGVRGQMPINELEAAIRTDDIHFPETALICLENTHNRAGGAVVPLEYMWEVYTVAQKNDIPVHLDGARLWNAAVALDVSVSTLTQYVDTVQVCLSKGLSAPMGSILAGPRDWIDRARKWRKKLGGGMRQAGHMAAPGLLAIRDMVDRLTEDHRQAKALAAGIAPLSCFEVDVDHVETNIVLVDTEKSGQPAQYFIHKLKEEYDILATSFGPTLIRLMTHREITDDHIQAAVAAFRRMDETL